A single Brassica rapa cultivar Chiifu-401-42 chromosome A04, CAAS_Brap_v3.01, whole genome shotgun sequence DNA region contains:
- the LOC103862862 gene encoding F-box protein At3g60790 translates to MKRHSSSSSSSLPDANIINLQHPIVHNDCISELPDDLLRMILSKLSTEEAVMTILLSSLWMDLWKWRPHFVLDMRRILDKTPTKLWRNVSAQLASSMEKTFNKHRGDLESCIITSRTSRCDYRTLQNWIRRATRVKHTKDLTLNYIHGRKRCYRGTHVLHTSPQIFSHHSLTSLSLSGYSLLNARAFNNCGNLKTLKLLNMCLLRVSTLSSVLAACSSLEVIVLQIAFLTGFGVLKIENKYVKFLQVTFPNYVERIEVNAPSLDVLDIRDIKCESKNNFILTAPNNQFNRNHWVSRCVYRPHISYNVSELSKETRNIWHELLVSDFHGMTTRHGTLSVSVDITSPKEVEILKELLLMWTTYTMIELEILFKTNNAYREEEGECYSDGIANEKLWEDANPFPNTDFRVYKVWMYNFNGSSKEEFAFASRFVMQKTVMMKMMIETSSYPSMKKLEVEAAVAKLMELPKGNEELSIECF, encoded by the exons ATGAAGAGACactcatcatcatcgtcatcatcattaCCTGATGCAAACATCATAAACCTACAACATCCTATCGTTCATAATGATTGTATCAGCGAACTCCCAGACGATCTATTACGAATGATCCTTTCAAAATTGTCCACCGAAGAAGCTGTGATGACAATTCTTTTATCATCACTATGGATGGATTTGTGGAAATGGAGACCTCATTTCGTCTTGGATATGAGAAGGATCTTGGACAAAACCCCCACCAAACTTTGGCGCAACGTTTCCGCTCAGTTGGCTAGTTCAATGGAAAAG ACTTTCAACAAACACCGCGGCGACCTAGAGAGCTGCATTATCACATCCCGAACATCCCGATGTGATTATCGTACGCTTCAAAATTGGATCCGACGTGCGACTCGTGTGAAACACACTAAAGATCTCACACTAAACTACATTCATGGTCGTAAGAGATGTTACAGAGGAACACATGTGCTCCACACATCCCCACAAATATTTTCCCATCATAGCCTCACTTCACTGTCACTTAGTGGATATAGTCTACTAAATGCTCGTGCCTTCAATAATTGTGGGAATCTTAAGACCCTCAAGCTTTTGAACATGTGCCTCTTGCGGGTTAGTACCCTTAGCAGCGTTTTGGCAGCTTGCTCCTCCCTCGAGGTGATTGTGTTGCAAATCGCTTTCTTAACCGGGTTTGGTGTGTTGAAGATCGAGAACAAATATGTGAAGTTCTTGCAAGTGACTTTCCCTAACTATGTTGAGAGGATCGAAGTGAATGCACCCAGTCTAGATGTTCTAGACATCAGGGATATCAAATGTGAGAGCAAGAATAACTTCATCCTCACTGCTCCTAACAACCAGTTTAACAGAAACCATTGGGTTTCTAGGTGTGTTTATCGTCCTCACATCAGCTATAATGTATCAGAACTTTCTAAG GAGACAAGAAACATTTGGCATGAGCTCCTGGTGAGTGACTTTCACGGTATGACCACAAGGCATGGAACTTTATCGGTGAGTGTAGACATAACTAGTCCTAAAGAAGTGGAGATATTGAAGGAACTTTTGCTTATGTGGACTACTTACACAATGATAGAGCTTGAGATTTTGTTCAAG ACCAACAATGCTTATAGGGAAGAAGAAGGTGAATGTTATAGTGACGGCATAGCAAATGAGAAGTTGTGGGAGGATGCAAACCCGTTTCCTAACACTGATTTTCGCGTTTATAAGGTGTGGATGTATAACTTTAATGGTTCGAGTAAGGAAGAGTTTGCGTTTGCTTCACGTTTTGTGATGCAAAAGACtgtgatgatgaagatgatgatcgAGACTTCGTCGTATCCATCGATGAAGAAGTTAGAGGTAGAAGCAGCTGTGGCAAAGCTAATGGAACTTCCTAAAGGCAATGAAGAGCTTAGTATTGAGTGCTTCTGA